One window of the Archangium primigenium genome contains the following:
- a CDS encoding serine/threonine protein kinase, which yields MKKNEAGALSWPATPAGALDERTVAADLESLFSPPGSTTPPPPTVDTPSQRSHRSSGTWDTPSRPNTYSDTSPGLGGQKLRPGTRLQHYELIRELGSGGMGTVFLARDVRLGRRVAIKFLHTQDTDLTQRFILEARATARCSHENIVIIYEVGEYEDSPFMVLEFLQGQPLTKVLGNHRLPPARAVELMVPVVKALACAHEQGIVHRDLKPENIVVTDTGGIKVLDFGIAKLLQQGTEAPEGAVAPGAQPQLHAPAAAGADTGNLTRSGAIMGTMAYMSPEQWGIGVPIDHRTDIWAVGIMLFRMLSGKHPLDPLRGPQLMVTGMLDEPMPRLQQLAPDVPPDLAAVVDRCLLKKKDERFADAAALLRALEPFLPGRFSRELKLDESPYAGLSSFQEADANRFFGRTKEIAALVNRIQDRPLLAVVGPSGTGKSSFVRAGLVPVLKRSGTAWEALVIRPGRSPLASLASCVAPLMSSSTTVEEDIAEQQRLVQRLYAEPGYVGSVLRSRARHQRRRILVFIDQFEELYTLVPDARERQAFTACLSGIADDATSPIRVILSIRSDFLDRVPEDERFMAELSQGLFFLTSPHRDGLRDALVQPAEMAGYQFETPALVDNMLEHLESTQGALPLLQFAATQLWESRDKKNTQLTVSAYKSMGGIAGALASHADSVLAGMTSQERTLVRALCLRLITPDRTRAIVSADELRELTQDTAEMQRLIDHLVQARLLVVQTGGGATGATVEIVHESLIHSWPTLRRWLDEGQEDAAFLEQLRNAARQWQGKNHDSNLLWRGEMVEEAQRFQRRFRGELPRVQQEFLEAVSSQARKGRRLRRALLIGSASFLVLLVIAAAVALVVIRKSQQQAELQAAVAQVAEAQARSAERVARSAETEARQRLAEVQAKELERQKAQKAAEAANAQVALSNAELLAKNDELLAALDRAQQAQTRARSAKKRAEQSAVSAREAKEDAIRAAQDLATLLQREKERVQRLQSQLGSPVIEVLK from the coding sequence ATGAAGAAGAATGAAGCTGGTGCCCTGAGTTGGCCCGCCACTCCAGCGGGCGCGCTGGACGAGCGAACCGTCGCCGCGGATCTGGAGTCGCTCTTCTCGCCTCCCGGGTCCACGACGCCGCCGCCACCCACGGTGGACACGCCCTCGCAGCGCTCGCACCGCTCCTCGGGCACGTGGGACACGCCGTCCCGGCCCAACACGTACAGCGACACGTCGCCGGGCCTCGGAGGCCAGAAGCTGCGGCCGGGCACGCGCCTGCAGCACTACGAGCTCATCCGCGAGCTGGGCAGCGGCGGCATGGGCACCGTGTTCCTGGCGCGCGACGTGCGGCTCGGCCGCCGCGTGGCCATCAAGTTCCTGCACACCCAGGACACGGACCTCACCCAGCGCTTCATCCTCGAGGCGCGCGCCACCGCGCGCTGCAGCCACGAGAACATCGTCATCATCTATGAAGTGGGCGAGTACGAGGACAGCCCCTTCATGGTGCTGGAGTTCCTCCAGGGCCAGCCGCTCACCAAGGTCCTCGGCAACCACCGGCTGCCGCCCGCGCGCGCCGTGGAGCTGATGGTGCCCGTGGTCAAGGCGCTCGCGTGCGCGCACGAGCAGGGCATCGTCCACCGGGACCTGAAGCCCGAGAACATCGTGGTGACGGACACGGGCGGCATCAAGGTGCTCGACTTCGGCATCGCCAAGCTGCTGCAGCAGGGCACCGAGGCCCCCGAGGGCGCCGTGGCCCCCGGCGCGCAGCCCCAGCTGCATGCCCCCGCCGCGGCGGGCGCGGACACGGGCAACCTCACGCGCAGCGGCGCCATCATGGGCACCATGGCGTACATGTCCCCGGAGCAGTGGGGCATCGGCGTGCCCATCGACCACCGCACGGACATCTGGGCGGTGGGCATCATGCTCTTCCGCATGTTGAGCGGAAAGCATCCGTTGGACCCGCTGCGCGGCCCGCAGCTCATGGTCACCGGCATGCTGGACGAGCCCATGCCGCGGCTGCAGCAGCTGGCCCCCGACGTGCCGCCGGACCTCGCGGCCGTGGTGGACCGCTGTCTGCTGAAGAAGAAGGACGAGCGCTTCGCGGACGCCGCGGCGCTCCTGCGCGCGCTCGAGCCCTTCTTGCCAGGGCGCTTCAGCCGCGAGCTGAAGCTCGACGAGAGCCCCTACGCGGGCCTGTCCTCCTTCCAGGAGGCCGACGCGAACCGCTTCTTCGGGCGCACCAAGGAGATCGCCGCGCTCGTCAACCGCATCCAGGACCGGCCGCTCCTGGCGGTGGTGGGCCCCTCCGGCACGGGCAAGTCCTCCTTCGTGCGCGCGGGCCTCGTGCCGGTGCTCAAGCGCTCGGGCACGGCGTGGGAAGCGCTCGTCATCCGTCCGGGCCGCTCGCCCCTGGCGTCGCTCGCCAGCTGCGTGGCGCCGCTCATGTCCTCGTCCACCACGGTGGAGGAGGACATCGCCGAGCAGCAGCGGCTGGTGCAGCGGCTGTACGCGGAGCCCGGCTACGTGGGCAGCGTGCTGCGCAGCCGCGCCCGGCACCAGCGCCGGAGGATCCTCGTCTTCATCGACCAGTTCGAGGAGCTCTACACGCTGGTGCCCGACGCGCGCGAGCGTCAGGCCTTCACCGCGTGCCTGTCGGGCATCGCGGACGACGCCACGTCGCCCATCCGCGTCATCCTCTCCATCCGCTCGGACTTCCTGGACCGCGTGCCCGAGGACGAGCGCTTCATGGCGGAGCTGTCCCAGGGGCTGTTCTTCCTCACCTCGCCCCACCGCGACGGCTTGCGCGACGCGCTCGTGCAGCCCGCGGAGATGGCGGGCTACCAGTTCGAGACGCCCGCGCTGGTGGACAACATGCTCGAGCACCTGGAGTCCACCCAGGGCGCGCTGCCGCTGCTCCAGTTCGCCGCCACCCAGCTGTGGGAGTCGCGCGACAAGAAGAACACGCAGCTCACGGTGAGCGCCTACAAGTCCATGGGCGGCATCGCCGGCGCGCTCGCCAGCCACGCGGACAGCGTGCTCGCGGGCATGACGAGCCAGGAGCGCACGCTCGTGCGCGCGCTGTGCCTGCGGCTCATCACCCCGGACCGCACGCGCGCCATCGTGTCCGCGGACGAGCTGCGCGAGCTGACGCAGGACACCGCGGAGATGCAGCGGCTCATCGACCATCTGGTCCAGGCGCGTCTCTTGGTGGTGCAGACGGGCGGCGGCGCCACCGGCGCCACGGTGGAGATCGTCCACGAGTCGCTCATCCACAGCTGGCCCACGCTGCGGCGCTGGCTCGACGAGGGGCAGGAGGACGCCGCCTTCCTGGAGCAGCTGCGCAACGCGGCCCGGCAGTGGCAGGGCAAGAACCACGACAGCAACCTCTTGTGGCGCGGCGAGATGGTGGAGGAGGCCCAGCGCTTCCAGCGGCGCTTCCGGGGCGAGCTGCCGCGCGTGCAGCAGGAGTTCCTGGAGGCAGTGTCCTCCCAGGCGCGCAAGGGCCGACGGCTGCGGCGCGCGCTGCTCATCGGCAGCGCCAGCTTCCTCGTGCTGCTGGTCATCGCCGCGGCGGTGGCCCTGGTCGTCATCCGCAAGTCCCAGCAGCAGGCCGAGCTCCAGGCCGCCGTGGCGCAGGTCGCCGAGGCCCAGGCGCGCAGCGCGGAGCGGGTAGCCCGGAGCGCGGAGACCGAGGCGCGGCAGCGGCTCGCGGAGGTGCAGGCCAAGGAGCTGGAGCGGCAGAAGGCCCAGAAGGCCGCCGAGGCGGCCAACGCCCAGGTGGCGCTCTCCAACGCGGAGCTGCTGGCCAAGAACGACGAGCTGCTGGCCGCCCTGGATCGCGCCCAACAAGCCCAGACCCGGGCCCGCTCCGCCAAGAAGCGCGCCGAGCAAAGCGCGGTGTCCGCGCGCGAGGCCAAGGAAGACGCCATCCGGGCCGCGCAGGATCTCGCGACGCTGCTGCAGCGCGAGAAGGAGCGCGTGCAGCGCTTGCAGTCCCAGCTGGGCAGTCCAGTCATCGAGGTCCTGAAGTGA
- a CDS encoding NHL repeat-containing protein, which translates to MARAGLWSVAAWMAACGGNPGDEGTKPPAPPTETPMYAVKGTVSGLAGELTLQLNGQERLTRAADGPFAFETRLENQTEYTVGVLGAPAEQDCAVEGGTGRVAGADVESVRVRCAAKTYALGGTVEGARGAPTLTLGTETLALPVDGRFTFTTRLPRGGTYEVRLDNPVPGLRCTLDKGSGRVAGAVEDITVRCHDWYTLATHAAARGVLGQADFTHRAEERGGPTGAGTLNAPLGSAVVVDARLYVSDRGAHRLLGFSPVPTLPGADAGWVLGQTDFTADVPGTSDLKLNQPAGLGGAGTRLAVADQRNSRVLLYTPPPLLSATPATLVLGQEGFDTSAFGCTPRTLGFPQGVFLSRDKVLVADTGNHRVLVWNTPPTTNGQPADLVLGQQDFTHCRRNDANGDGTSESKPGPTTLYNPTGVWTDGQRLVVVDSFNNRVLVWTTFPTTHGQPADVVLGQRDFTTSTAGLSATAMDNPTAVTSTGAQLFVADTLNHRVLVWNTLPTTSDTPPDRVLGQADFTHNDREDPPTGNTPSARSLAEPSGITLAWPHVVVTDSANHRVLLFASE; encoded by the coding sequence ATGGCTCGTGCCGGACTGTGGAGCGTGGCGGCGTGGATGGCCGCCTGTGGCGGTAACCCTGGAGACGAGGGCACCAAGCCCCCCGCGCCCCCCACCGAGACCCCGATGTACGCCGTGAAGGGCACCGTCAGCGGCCTGGCGGGCGAGCTCACGCTCCAGCTCAATGGCCAGGAGCGCCTCACCCGCGCCGCGGACGGCCCCTTCGCCTTCGAGACCCGCCTGGAGAACCAGACCGAGTACACGGTCGGGGTGCTCGGCGCGCCCGCGGAGCAGGACTGCGCGGTGGAGGGCGGCACGGGCCGGGTGGCGGGCGCGGACGTGGAGTCCGTGCGGGTGCGCTGCGCCGCGAAGACCTATGCCCTGGGCGGCACGGTCGAGGGCGCACGTGGAGCACCCACCCTGACGCTCGGGACCGAGACGCTCGCACTGCCCGTGGACGGCCGCTTCACCTTCACCACCCGGCTGCCGCGGGGGGGGACGTACGAGGTGAGGCTGGACAACCCGGTGCCGGGCCTGCGCTGCACCCTGGACAAGGGCAGTGGCCGCGTGGCGGGCGCCGTGGAGGACATCACGGTGCGCTGCCATGACTGGTACACGCTCGCCACCCACGCGGCGGCGCGGGGCGTGCTGGGCCAGGCCGACTTCACCCACCGCGCGGAGGAGCGGGGCGGGCCCACCGGCGCGGGCACGCTCAACGCGCCCCTGGGCAGCGCGGTCGTCGTGGACGCGCGGCTCTATGTCTCGGATCGCGGCGCCCACCGGCTGCTGGGCTTCTCGCCGGTGCCCACCCTCCCGGGCGCGGACGCGGGCTGGGTGCTCGGCCAGACGGACTTCACGGCGGATGTGCCGGGCACGAGCGACCTGAAGCTCAACCAGCCCGCGGGGCTCGGGGGCGCCGGCACGCGCCTGGCCGTGGCGGACCAGCGCAACAGCCGCGTCCTGCTCTACACGCCCCCGCCCCTGCTCTCCGCCACGCCCGCGACCCTCGTCCTCGGGCAGGAGGGCTTCGACACGAGCGCCTTTGGCTGCACGCCGCGGACGCTCGGCTTTCCCCAGGGCGTGTTCCTGAGCCGGGACAAGGTGCTCGTGGCGGACACCGGCAACCACCGCGTCCTGGTGTGGAACACCCCGCCCACCACGAACGGCCAGCCCGCGGACCTGGTGCTCGGCCAGCAGGACTTCACCCACTGCCGGCGCAACGACGCCAATGGCGATGGCACCTCCGAGAGCAAGCCCGGCCCCACCACGCTCTACAACCCGACGGGCGTCTGGACGGACGGCCAGCGCCTGGTGGTGGTCGACAGCTTCAACAACCGCGTCCTCGTGTGGACCACCTTCCCCACCACCCATGGCCAGCCCGCCGACGTGGTGCTCGGCCAGCGCGACTTCACCACCAGCACGGCCGGGCTCTCCGCCACGGCCATGGACAACCCCACCGCCGTCACCTCCACGGGCGCGCAGCTCTTCGTGGCCGACACCCTCAACCACCGGGTGCTCGTGTGGAACACCCTGCCCACCACGTCCGACACGCCGCCGGACCGCGTGCTCGGGCAGGCGGACTTCACCCACAACGACCGCGAGGACCCCCCCACGGGCAACACCCCCAGTGCGCGCAGCCTCGCCGAGCCGAGCGGCATCACGCTCGCCTGGCCGCACGTCGTGGTCACCGACTCGGCCAACCACCGCGTCCTCCTGTTCGCCAGCGAGTAG
- a CDS encoding SET domain-containing protein-lysine N-methyltransferase codes for MQPGEPLFIHPGLRVQPCQWGYGVFTSEDIPEGSVLEECHYLKAPFRSVRNSPLTDYVFNIEWGPHEEDRGGEWVAVVMGFGMVYNHSQEPNVSYYRGFQKGHSPKDVFTFYALRDIAAGEQLCISYGENWWQTRGQEMPP; via the coding sequence ATGCAGCCAGGCGAGCCGCTCTTCATCCATCCGGGCCTGAGGGTCCAGCCGTGCCAGTGGGGCTACGGGGTCTTCACGAGCGAGGACATTCCCGAGGGCTCCGTGCTCGAGGAGTGCCACTACCTCAAGGCCCCCTTCCGCTCGGTGCGCAACTCCCCGCTCACCGACTACGTGTTCAACATCGAGTGGGGCCCCCACGAGGAGGACCGCGGCGGGGAGTGGGTGGCGGTCGTGATGGGCTTCGGCATGGTCTACAACCACTCGCAGGAGCCGAACGTCTCCTACTACCGGGGCTTCCAGAAGGGGCACTCGCCCAAGGACGTCTTCACCTTCTACGCCCTGCGGGACATCGCCGCGGGCGAGCAGCTGTGCATCAGCTACGGCGAGAACTGGTGGCAGACGCGGGGCCAGGAGATGCCCCCCTGA
- a CDS encoding M20/M25/M40 family metallo-hydrolase, giving the protein MAMNKFGPVVAWLACAAPAVAAPPSRAVAPQQEREVWITIGTDALQPVRSSFQREGVALPAPTFQTEGVAVMRLSESQVLRLGQSVHEELNRCAGFIAHDSEAEAIAAAKADAAPAQNLATPTYSINNAPSVNALLAEVRELNIRNTINSLSTNWTNRYYNAQTGQDAAVWLRGQWADLAKDRPDISVAFFKHFSWKQQSVIATIQGTTHPSEIVVLGGHLDSINQSSPSAGVAPGADDDASGVSCLTEILRVAIAKGYRPARTVKFMAYAGEEVGLYGSAAIANSHKNEAANVVGVLQLDMTNYKGSAYDFGITMDRTSPALNTHVINLITTYLPTLTYTQFNCGYGCSDHASWTSAGFPASMPFEATINTDNKKIHTPEDTLTYMGGTADHSVKFAKLGAAFMAEVAKGASEGNVPPRVGPALNNTATLDATYKVPRCAEEGLSCDSGALLNGRANLGPEVTRPNTLKGACPDGTSGIFHHDESIDRIKVGTPDGTEMVAGKAVKVDVTVFTYSTADDRLDLYSAANADSPTWTFIGTLAPTSAGTSTLSTTYTLPAGGRQALRARFRYGGAAGACGTGTYDDHDDLVFAVGAAATP; this is encoded by the coding sequence ATGGCAATGAACAAGTTTGGTCCGGTCGTGGCATGGCTCGCGTGCGCGGCCCCCGCGGTCGCGGCCCCCCCGTCGCGAGCCGTCGCCCCCCAGCAGGAGCGCGAGGTGTGGATCACCATCGGCACCGACGCGCTCCAGCCCGTGCGCTCCTCCTTCCAGCGCGAGGGCGTGGCGCTGCCCGCCCCCACGTTCCAGACGGAGGGCGTGGCGGTGATGCGGCTGAGCGAGTCGCAGGTGCTGCGCCTGGGCCAGTCGGTGCACGAGGAGCTCAACCGCTGCGCGGGCTTCATCGCCCACGACTCCGAGGCGGAGGCGATCGCCGCGGCCAAGGCGGACGCGGCGCCCGCCCAGAACCTGGCGACGCCCACCTACTCCATCAACAACGCCCCCTCGGTGAACGCGCTCCTCGCCGAGGTGCGCGAGCTCAACATCCGCAACACCATCAACTCGCTGTCCACCAACTGGACCAACCGCTACTACAACGCGCAGACGGGCCAGGACGCCGCCGTGTGGCTGCGCGGCCAGTGGGCGGACCTGGCCAAGGATCGTCCGGACATCTCCGTGGCGTTCTTCAAGCACTTCAGCTGGAAGCAGCAGTCCGTCATCGCCACCATCCAGGGCACCACGCACCCCAGCGAGATCGTCGTGCTCGGCGGCCACCTGGACTCCATCAACCAGAGCAGCCCCTCCGCGGGCGTGGCGCCGGGCGCGGATGACGACGCCTCGGGCGTGTCCTGCCTCACGGAGATCCTCCGCGTGGCCATCGCCAAGGGCTACCGGCCGGCGCGCACGGTGAAGTTCATGGCCTACGCGGGCGAGGAGGTGGGCCTGTACGGCTCGGCCGCCATCGCCAACTCGCACAAGAACGAGGCCGCCAACGTGGTGGGCGTGTTGCAGCTGGACATGACCAACTACAAGGGCTCGGCCTACGACTTCGGCATCACCATGGACCGCACGAGCCCCGCGCTCAACACCCACGTCATCAACCTCATCACCACCTACCTGCCGACGCTCACCTATACGCAGTTCAACTGCGGCTATGGCTGCTCGGACCATGCCTCGTGGACCAGCGCGGGCTTCCCCGCGAGCATGCCCTTCGAGGCCACCATCAACACGGACAACAAGAAGATCCACACCCCCGAGGACACGCTCACGTACATGGGCGGCACGGCGGATCACTCGGTGAAGTTCGCCAAGCTGGGCGCGGCCTTCATGGCGGAGGTCGCCAAGGGCGCCTCCGAGGGCAACGTTCCGCCCCGGGTGGGCCCGGCCCTGAACAACACCGCCACCCTGGACGCCACCTACAAGGTGCCGCGCTGCGCGGAGGAGGGGCTGAGCTGTGACTCCGGCGCGCTGCTCAACGGCCGCGCCAACCTGGGCCCGGAGGTCACCCGTCCCAACACCCTCAAGGGCGCGTGCCCGGATGGCACCTCGGGCATCTTCCACCACGACGAGTCCATCGACCGCATCAAGGTGGGCACCCCGGACGGCACGGAGATGGTCGCGGGCAAGGCGGTCAAGGTCGACGTGACCGTCTTCACCTATTCCACGGCGGATGACCGGCTGGACCTCTACTCGGCGGCCAACGCGGACAGCCCCACGTGGACGTTCATCGGCACGCTCGCCCCCACCAGCGCGGGCACGAGCACCCTGTCCACCACCTACACCCTGCCCGCGGGCGGCCGGCAGGCCCTGCGCGCGCGCTTCCGCTACGGCGGCGCCGCGGGCGCGTGCGGCACCGGCACCTACGACGACCACGATGACCTGGTCTTCGCGGTGGGCGCGGCCGCCACGCCCTGA
- a CDS encoding RagB/SusD family nutrient uptake outer membrane protein codes for MKIRDMKMTKVMLALSTAMGLAGCDLTVPDLNRPSVDSLELTPTRPAVISAAEGLLVGNRAGYAAQNGYVSILGVLGREAYILDKADPRYVGELLAGPALDPGSPAFGGNFWVGPYANLRNANTLLRALEVVPGMSDEEKEAVRGFAKTMKALDYLVLINTRDTNGVVLDVDRPIGAALAPIVTDREQVLAFIAALLDEALVHLKAGGTTFPLPLSSGFQDFDRPDIKMTVPNFQKVNRGLKARVDVYRQKWDEALVDLAGSFENINAPLERGVYHAFGAGSGDTTNELSPAINQNIYAHPSILKDAEYQEGSTTELDARVQRKVRLATTPGNYQGVSSDYWFSNYPSGTSPVPIIRNEELILLHAEASYQAGDISNARTLLNFIRVTSGGLSELTPGEGGYDFITELLKQRRYSLLFEGGHRWIDLRRYERLNELPIDVPGHRVHPRFPVPESETNARQ; via the coding sequence ATGAAGATCCGCGACATGAAGATGACGAAGGTGATGCTGGCCCTGTCCACCGCGATGGGGCTGGCGGGGTGTGACTTGACGGTGCCGGACCTCAACCGGCCGAGCGTGGACAGCCTGGAGCTCACGCCGACCCGCCCCGCGGTGATCAGCGCCGCGGAGGGCCTGCTGGTGGGCAACCGCGCGGGCTACGCCGCCCAGAACGGCTACGTCTCCATCCTCGGCGTGCTCGGCCGCGAGGCGTACATCCTGGACAAGGCGGACCCGCGCTACGTGGGCGAGCTGCTCGCGGGCCCGGCGCTGGATCCCGGCAGCCCGGCGTTCGGCGGCAACTTCTGGGTGGGCCCCTACGCCAACCTGCGCAACGCCAACACCCTGCTGCGCGCGCTCGAGGTGGTCCCGGGCATGAGCGACGAGGAGAAGGAGGCCGTGCGCGGCTTCGCCAAGACGATGAAGGCGCTGGACTACCTGGTGCTCATCAACACCCGGGACACCAACGGCGTCGTGCTCGACGTGGACCGCCCCATCGGCGCGGCCCTGGCCCCCATCGTCACGGATCGCGAGCAGGTGCTCGCCTTCATCGCCGCCCTGCTGGACGAGGCCCTGGTGCACCTCAAGGCGGGAGGCACCACCTTCCCCCTGCCGCTGAGCAGCGGCTTCCAGGACTTCGACCGGCCCGACATCAAGATGACGGTGCCCAACTTCCAGAAGGTCAACCGCGGCCTCAAGGCCCGGGTGGACGTGTACCGGCAGAAGTGGGACGAGGCGCTGGTGGACCTGGCGGGGTCCTTCGAGAACATCAACGCGCCCCTGGAGCGGGGCGTCTACCACGCGTTCGGCGCGGGCTCGGGTGACACCACCAACGAGCTGAGCCCGGCCATCAACCAGAACATCTACGCCCACCCCTCCATCCTCAAGGACGCGGAGTACCAGGAGGGCAGCACCACGGAGCTGGACGCGCGCGTGCAGCGCAAGGTGCGGCTGGCGACGACCCCGGGCAACTACCAGGGCGTCAGCTCCGACTACTGGTTCAGCAACTACCCCTCGGGCACCTCGCCCGTGCCCATCATCCGCAACGAGGAGCTCATCCTCCTGCACGCCGAGGCCTCCTACCAGGCCGGCGACATCTCCAACGCGCGCACCCTGCTCAACTTCATCCGCGTGACGTCGGGCGGCCTGAGCGAGCTCACGCCGGGCGAGGGCGGCTACGACTTCATTACCGAGCTGCTCAAGCAGCGCCGCTACTCGCTCTTGTTCGAGGGCGGGCACCGGTGGATCGATCTGCGTCGCTACGAGCGGCTCAACGAGCTGCCCATCGACGTGCCGGGCCACCGCGTCCACCCGCGCTTCCCCGTGCCCGAGTCCGAGACGAACGCCCGGCAGTAA